Genomic segment of Apium graveolens cultivar Ventura chromosome 7, ASM990537v1, whole genome shotgun sequence:
ACAAGAATACATTATAGCAGTAAGAATAACACACTTCTAAAATTCCACCGGCTCTCCGTTGAGCATGGACGGTGGTGGTCGAACTCAAGAGTGCCCAATCACGGGTCTCCTCTTTGAGTTTTGGACCTTAAAATCACAAAATACTCTTTTTTATATTCCCTCATGATCACataccaagaaattgcactttcTTGAATATGACCAAAGAGATGAAGCTATGAAAAGTTGCTTCAAAACTTACATGCAAAGTGTAAAATAAAATAGGGCTGAAAATAATGATTATTGATGGGTAGATCTTTGAATTTGAGCTATGTTTTGAGGTTAcatgtaagagagagagaagagagatggagagggccgagagagagagagagagagagagagagagcgggagtgagggaggaaaagagagagagaaagagagagagagagagagagagagagagagagagagagagagagagagagagagagagagagagagagagagagagagagagagagagagagagagagagagagagagagagagagatagagagagagagagagagagagagagagagagagagagagagagagagagagagagagagagatatagagagagagagagagagagagagagagaagagaagtgaggaaagaagagaagaaaaagaaaatgGTGGGTGGTTTATATAATGGTGTGGCAAGGGTAGTATGGTAATTATGCCATAATTTGAGTTTTCACTTctcatttcttttattctcaaTCCCAAAAATGAATTTGAATATTATAAAGCTCTCTCATAAAAGATGAAAATAGAAGTaatatcaattttaaaatataggATTCGAAATTAGCTTTGCAAccatatttttttaataatttttgagcgtacggtttattttctatggattttacaagattgcgttcaaaatagaaataaaactcccttaaatcatttttaaatacaCCGATCATgaataaatccgtctatcatttttagaaagtctctaggactattttgaagacaTCATAACAAATTTCACGCCTTAACCACattcggataattttataaaaatgcataaaggttcaataaacctcatttaaatcaaaaaaatcccttaaatcactttttaaaatcaacggatcacgtaatcatgcatacaaacAAGCAAACACatactcacacatcacaactcatatcTAATCACAAAATTttcctttttattattattccccTTTCTCTGCGTAACGGGTTGCGTTCTGCTTGACGACCCGACCCTGAGCGTTTCATTTACGCTTCACAATAAATTCTTTATTTCAACTGACACGTCACTAGAATATGATACTTACTTAATCATTCCATTTCTCATAacaacacatagttcacatttaaacactttaatccttttttaggacgggttccgttctacctggcGGCCCGGcaacacagcttatcccctaagctgaaTCATCAAACTGGAACGCATCATTTTACGTTCTCAGTTACTTATATACCATAaggacaattaaccaacaaaatcatttaatccctttattaaatcacataaattataattacaccacaaaatcatactttattctCTTAATGACGTCGCGAAATTCCTAGTCGTTACACCAGCACTTCAAAAGGGCCGTAAAACTGTGCATCTAATTTCCCATAAGGTCGCCTAGCCAATATTTGTTGGCGATAAGGCTGGAGTTTCATATAAGCTTCCTCCCCAACGTTGAAATGATCATCACTACGCTTATTATCAGCGTTGACCTTAATAATTTGCAGAGATTTAAGCAGATTCATGTGCAAATCTTCCAATAATGCATCCCGTTCCAGAAATGTAGCTTCAACACTGTCCATGTCCACAGAAGAATGACCGTTGCCTAGCTGAGTAACCATATGAGGATCTCGACCATACAATACTTTAACTGGCCTCTTAACCACATCTAAATTTGTATGAACCCGTCATCCTTAATAAGCAACTCACGGATATATTCACCAGAAAGCATCGCATTCACCCACCTATCAATAATTTGCTCAATAGAACTATCCATATTATATTTAACAATCCCAACTGCCAAATTTTTCTTAGAAATTGTATCAACCAGATTATGCCTCGAACCTAAACACAAAAACTTGCAAGCAGAACCAATACTATAAGAGCATTTAACTTTGACATTTAATAGAGAACATTTGTGGACTAACTTATTAGTAGGATCTAATTCTGGCTTTCGACTCTCTACCAAAACCTTGCCATACTCATTTTCATGTAGCTTATAAACTATAATCATATCGTACTTGATAAGTTGttgaatataaattttatattttttttgcaTATCACAGCGACTAAGACAGTTGAAAATGATATCAAAGCTTCAACCACGTGCACTCTCTCAAGAGTATCATCAGACATTTCACAGTCATACTTTGCTAGTTGTACCAATTGTGATTTTTTTGAATTCTTACACTTATCACTCATTGGTTTCTCTAGTCTATTCAAATTACCCAGCTTATCAAAAACTGAGATATGAGTTGGAGTATTCAACAATTGATTTACCTTATTTGAGGACAACTCCCTGAGAATCATTTTCACCAATCTTATCAATCTTCCTAACCATCTCCGAAAGCGAACGATGCATCGCTTCCACTGCTCTATCTATTGCATTAGACACTATCTTCGAAATTGATTCCTCCATCGTCATCATCTTCTCTTCAATCAGATCTAGTTGTCGTGATGTCATCGGCGATCCCATCGGAGCGAAGTGCTCTAATACCATTTGTAATGAACCAGCTACTACTCTTAATACCTACTCGGTAATAGATCTCAGTTAATAGCAAACTAGTTCAGGAATACTCTCTGGTTACTTGTCAGAGATTACAGCTACAGCTACAGACAATTCAACAGGTCCGTTCTCTCCCAAAAGAAATAACAATAGTAATTGACAAAATTAATCGATATCCTAATTCCTTTTCCCTCTCTCTTTTATCCTCTCTTCAGTTCTGTCCCATTTTGCCCTTCTACTTTACTTGCATTTCCTTATTTAACCTTTTGACATGCACTTCCTTTTTTACCCTTGCTAGTGTATGTGATCATGTTGTGTGGCTTTATACCGTTCATCACACCTCGTCTCCAACAGCGGAACATACCAAAACATAAATACACATAATCTTTCGGAAAGTACTATCCAAGCCACTGAAGAAAATGACTAATAAAGTAAAAAAGAGGAAATATCACAAGCATGGATAAAATCCTGGTTTTATTCAACATCAGACTGTTATACAATCCATCAAACAAGAAAATTACTATAAGAGAAATGATTAATAGATACCAAACCCTTTTATACTGTAAACtagtttttaaaaataaagtaaCTGAGCATTGCTCAGGCCTTAAATACCAGGAATACGAAGCCAAATCCAGAAACAAATGATGACCCAGACAAGCTAATTCTATTGAAAAACTAGAAGGGTTGGTATGAAACACAATCATGGTACTCTTTCACTGCGATATATCCGCAGTAAATTCTCCCTCAAGGCTTTACAGAAGTGTTGTTTCTGCGATCATGGAAGTGACAACATATGGATCCATATTTGAAGCAGGCCTACGGTCCTCAAAGTAACCCTTGCCTTCTTTTTCAGTGTCTCTACCCACACGGACTGATGCTCCACGGTTTGCAACACCCTATGGGAAAAACAATATCATCTGTGAGTAGTGGAATATAAGGTACCTTGTGAATGTAACACCAAAACacaattttttaatatttagaATAATTGCTGCTTAAACAGAATAATCTGATTTGGTCACAGGAAGTAGGTTAGAGATGTCCATGTTCAGGGGGTTTTTAGTTTTCCCTTGACCAGCATTGCGTTCAAGTGTTTTTTTTGCCACCCGTTCAAGTGTATTTTAGTTACATGAGAATATATAAACAAAAGAATTCTAATATGCAAGCAATTTACCCATGAGAACTTGTGAATACTGGCCGTCTCATGCTTTCCAGTGAGACGACGTTCATTGCCTTCACCATATGCAGCAATGTGTTGTGCATGCTTGGCCTCAAGCTTGGCAATGGCCTTCTTAATTATCTCAAATCCTCCCTCATTTCTCATGGACTTGGTGCTGAAATAACACCCATTATGTCATGCAAGAGTAGTTGAAATAAGGTGGCATATTAAACTTCAAACAAATTTCACTATATCGTACCTGTAATTCGTGTGGGCACCTGCACCATTCCAGTCACCCTGTTGAAAAAAATATTAGGTTAACAAATTTTTGCCAGTGTCATCATAATAGAAATCTGTGATATTACTATATATATTGAGTAAGAtattgatcaaaacaacaagatggAAGACCAATATAAAGAGCCAAAAGTTAATAACATCATCCTTCTTAGCAAAAAATCATAAAAAACTGAAAACTTACAGGGATAGGCttaggatccaaagaaacaacCACCCCAGCAATCTCAGTTATCCTCTGCAAACCAAGAATAGTTGTTAAAAATTGCCAAAAAACAATTTTTATTTGGTTAGTTAAAGCCTTAAAGGCAACAAAAAAAACAGTTTTCTACTGTTTCCGGCAATAATTATTGCTAAAAACTGAACATAAATATACCTCCAGAATGTAACGGGCCACCCACAGCTCATCACCTGCTGAGATACCAACAGCGGGTCCGACTTGGAACTCCCACTACAAAACATAACGAATGAAAATGTGAGTTTAATGCCTAATGAAGGAAAACAATGGAATCCTGTTCCAATAAATTATCATTTGCGATTTTACAAGTAGGCAATAAATATCATAAAGTACTTGATAAAAAAATGTAAAATCAAATGTTAGAAAAGGATCAACAAGGACACAAAAAGTTAAACTTACTTGTCCGGGCATGACCTCTCCATTTATGCCCGAGATGTTAATACCAGCATACAAACAGGCTTTGTAATGAGCATCAACAATGTCCCTTCCAAAGGCTTTATCAGCACCAATACCACAGTAGTAAGGCCCCTGATGTAATCGCATAAAAAGATTAAACCGAGTATTAGTAAAATCTCATAACAGATAGTATTAATTAGTTCAACTCAAGTATGGCATACAAGGACCATGAcaatttattgataaaaaaatcaATCAAAACAATTAAAGGTATTGCAGCTAAGATGATCTAACCTGTGGTCCTGGATACCCTCCAGTGGGCCACCCGATAGGCCAGTTGACCTCTTTCTTCAATAGAGTGTACTCTTGCTCAATACCATACCTGTTATAAACATGATATGTTTAAGACCAGATACATGCCCCAAAAATACAATATTCAGTTTAACAAAAGACGTTGAGAATTTAAATAATGCATACCAGGGAACTTCGGCTGCAACATCAGGGTGGCTAAAGATCTTAGCGGCATTACACCTCTTATTTGTGGGAATTGGCTCACCAGCTGGTGTGTAGGTATCACACATGACCTATATCATATAAAATGTACAGATCAATTATTGGCTTAATCTTAAGCATCACAACTCCAAAATAGCTTACTTGTTTTATTGTAATAACCTACCAATATGTGGTTACCCCTTCTGAATGGATCCTTAAAGATAGCTTGAGGACTGATATATTACATCACACAAACAAAAAAAAAGAGATTAAGTACAAAATTTTCCAATTCGAAACAAACATAAGAGCACACTCAAGTAACAAAAACTTACTATATGATCACTTCACTATCATCCCCTGGTGCTTGACCAGTACTTGATCCATCAAAATTCCATTTTGGTAGCTTGGTGGGATCATTAGCCGGACCAGAAAGGGTCTGCATACAGTTAAACATACAAGCCACATAAGCGATGATGTTTAACAAATAGTAATTAAACGAAAACAACTTCAAAATTTGCAGATAATTACTCTTGCTTTGCTCCTGAGTCCACCAACAGCATCAATCCTGCGAGAAAGAACAATATATTCAATTCATCGCGTATAAAAGATAGTCAGAGCAAAATTACAGAAATAAAAACTTGAAATACATATTCATACATTAAGAACATAACTAGTACAAGTCAAAGTTTAACTTGATCAATTTATCCCAAAACAATCCAAAACATTTGTGCTAATTCAAAACTTCAAAACAACAAAATCAGATCTCTTTAACCAACAAGTCAACTCTAAATACCAAAAGTAACACACAAACCAAACACACACTTCACCATTAGATAACACACTATCCAAACACACACAAAGCTAAACTAACAAAACCAACCAAAACAACACAACATGTTACACAACTTAGATACAAAAGATCTAATCTTTTGTCTTTACCCTAGCAAATACCACACTCCTTCACTAGAAAAGGTCAAAAAGATTCTAACTTTCTCAATACCCATGTTCAAGATTCTACCATTACAGTCTCTAGTAAGTAAAGATTCAAACTTTATACAATTCTTAAAGATCTAACCAAAAACAAAGCAAGCCCATATCTTAAGAACACTAGATCAGCCATAATATCAAATATTTGACATGAAACAAAAACATGGTAAAAACTCAAAACATTAAAAAAACGGTATAATAATAAAAAGACGTAATGAAGGAGTGTAGATGAGTTATTAATACCAGATATACTCAGCAATGAACTTGTCAGTAGTATCAGATAGGTCAAGATTAATGAGATCTGTGAGTGAAGCCATGGTGGAGAGAAGAAGGATAATAGATACAAGTGGGTTTGTGTGTATAGGACCAAGTCTTCTTCTTGTGTTGTGATGATAATGGTGTGGAATGCAGAGACGTGAAGAGAGAAGGTAATGAGTTGCTTTTATAGTGCTTGTTTACTTATTGGAATCATAAATTTATTCCACAACTACTACCCCTCTTCTTTGATTTCATTTTTCAACCCTTCctttttattatcttatttttTCCAAAATTATTCGATGCAGTGATTTTTACGTTTTTCCAATCTGCTTTCTCGTTTTTTGACTATTATGATTTTTGCGGATATTAAGTTACCCTTTTTCCTCCCGTAATTTTTAGCTTAGTGCGCgtttggaaaattttaaaataagtaatatatgatttaaaataaataCGGAACTTATAAATGATAAGCAGATATATatttataagttaaataagtgtCTGGTTAAATGTCAAAATATTTTTTACTTAATTgagctaaaataaataaattttaaatataattatcttaattcgtaaattttaaattagaaatacatgtaaaaacataaattttaaaacaaaagttaataaaaaacaaaaaatcaaaattagttGAGAAAAAATATGTCATTACTAACATTTAAgttatcagcttataagttttAAATTCGACTTATAAATTCGGTCGACAAATACTATTCGATAAGTAATTATCGGCTTATAAGCAAATAAGTAACTTATTTTCTGTACACAAACAGACCCTTAATCTTTATAGTCAAATATATCAAGTTTAGCAACAAACTAAAAAATTAATATGTTCaaaataattataaacataaTAATGATATTAGAAATTACATCTAATATACCAGAATGATAACGGTTAcgggttatctacgataaaaaGGGGGCAAATATTAGATTTgtaaaattatttgaaaattataTGTTACTTGTGATCAAACTCTGATTAATTTAATTGTAAAAATTTAAATATGTCAAGAAATGAGATAAAGTGAATATATAATTTGAATTCAAGATTGACCCGATATTACTTAACGGATGTTATTAGAATTGTAGCGGTAACAATATTCTAGCtgattaatattaaaataatttaaatttaaagtTGATTCTTTGaatctttataaaataaataatttatactTAAAGTCGATTCTTTGAATCTTggtaaaataatatttttattgtGAGTTGTCATTCGTCAGCATGATGAAATTATTAATGTAGTATATACAATACAACTATTATAAAGTTGAACTTTGTACTCAAAAATTCACAACAGAGGGTCAGGGAACGTAAACATGACGGGTTGTACTCCAACTTGATGCTACCAACCGCGTcgatattttatttattttaatttaataattttacgAAGTCACAAACTTTTTTTCAAATCTGAGTATAAAAATGATTGAGCTCTATTATTGGTGGCTGTGTGTCAAATTGCATCTATATTACCAGGGAGGTTAGTACCCGAGTCCTGAGTCCTGACACATTACGTTCACTAAAATAGTGCCCCTACTACACTATTATATTCGTAAATCttgtgtttttattttattttatttctagcTTAAATTAGTTATTATGTACGGATTTGTTAAAGTTTAAATAATCTTAAGATTATGTTTATTCAACCATATAgctttaatatatttatataaatatataattaaaataaatttttaataaataaataaataaattaggaAAAAGTTGTGGTTGTGTTTTAATATGATAAGTTTTGGACATAGTTTAGCGGGATTAAAAAACTATATCTAGTAATTTAGTAATTTAGTAGTTTAATATGtatataatactatttatttttatttttaataattaaaataaggGATAAATGttgaaataaaatatatattttattatgaaAAATGCTAGAAATTTTTATCCCAAAAATTTACCTAAATAGGATATGTCACATGAATAATTAGTAAATTTCATGATAATAATATCGAACC
This window contains:
- the LOC141670533 gene encoding glutamine synthetase cytosolic isozyme yields the protein MASLTDLINLDLSDTTDKFIAEYIWIDAVGGLRSKARTLSGPANDPTKLPKWNFDGSSTGQAPGDDSEVIIYPQAIFKDPFRRGNHILVMCDTYTPAGEPIPTNKRCNAAKIFSHPDVAAEVPWYGIEQEYTLLKKEVNWPIGWPTGGYPGPQGPYYCGIGADKAFGRDIVDAHYKACLYAGINISGINGEVMPGQWEFQVGPAVGISAGDELWVARYILERITEIAGVVVSLDPKPIPGDWNGAGAHTNYSTKSMRNEGGFEIIKKAIAKLEAKHAQHIAAYGEGNERRLTGKHETASIHKFSWGVANRGASVRVGRDTEKEGKGYFEDRRPASNMDPYVVTSMIAETTLL